Proteins co-encoded in one Sporosarcina sp. FSL K6-1522 genomic window:
- the cobM gene encoding precorrin-4 C(11)-methyltransferase — protein sequence MTKKIWIVGAGPGDPDLITVKGLKLVQTADVVMYTDSLVSETLVEEAKESAEVIRTAGMHLQEMVDCIVERVNAGKTVVRLHTGDPAMYGATMEQVALLKQHDIGYEVVPGVSSVFAAAAAVGAELTVPDLTQTLILTRAEGRTPVPEREKLQALAGHHCTIAMFLSATLTKKIVKELQAAGWADDTPVAVVQRATWPDEKIVQTTLIELDEAMRVNGIRKHAMILAGWALDPHIHEKEYRSKLYDKTFTHGFRKGVKADD from the coding sequence ATGACGAAGAAAATTTGGATTGTCGGGGCAGGCCCCGGAGATCCCGACTTAATCACGGTAAAAGGGTTGAAGTTGGTACAAACAGCGGATGTCGTCATGTATACCGATTCACTTGTCAGCGAAACGTTAGTGGAGGAAGCGAAGGAATCCGCGGAAGTGATTCGTACAGCGGGGATGCATCTACAGGAGATGGTCGATTGTATCGTTGAACGTGTCAATGCAGGAAAAACGGTTGTCCGTTTACATACGGGAGATCCAGCGATGTACGGAGCCACAATGGAGCAAGTGGCGCTACTGAAACAACATGACATTGGCTATGAGGTCGTGCCTGGTGTCAGTTCTGTTTTTGCAGCGGCAGCGGCAGTCGGTGCAGAGTTGACAGTCCCTGATTTAACACAAACTCTTATTTTAACGCGAGCAGAAGGGCGTACACCTGTCCCAGAGCGCGAAAAATTACAAGCATTGGCCGGTCATCATTGTACGATTGCGATGTTTTTAAGTGCGACATTGACAAAGAAAATTGTTAAAGAATTGCAAGCGGCGGGCTGGGCAGATGATACGCCAGTGGCAGTTGTGCAGCGTGCGACATGGCCAGATGAAAAGATTGTGCAAACAACCCTGATTGAATTAGACGAAGCGATGCGTGTCAATGGTATTCGTAAGCATGCGATGATTTTGGCAGGTTGGGCATTAGATCCGCATATCCATGAAAAAGAGTATCGTTCAAAACTGTATGATAAAACATTTACGCACGGCTTCCGAAAAGGTGTGAAGGCAGATGATTGA
- the cobI gene encoding precorrin-2 C(20)-methyltransferase, producing MSIGKLYGLGVGPGDPELITVKAFRKLQECPVIAYPKKLRGSKSYAHRIVDVYINPAEKEMLGLVFPMTKDEETLRAAWEKSAEEIYGYLAQGKDVAFVTEGDPMLFSTFIHLMKLMKTVHPDVPIETIAGISSFNGTANRLGIALAEGDDHVAMIPATEDMEEMRRVIESHDAIVFIKIAKVLDPMLDLLEEMSLLENTHVVTKVTSDEEVIWKTNELRGADLNYLSCMVVRK from the coding sequence ATGAGCATAGGAAAATTATATGGATTAGGCGTTGGACCAGGAGATCCGGAATTAATCACAGTAAAAGCATTTCGTAAATTACAAGAGTGCCCGGTTATTGCGTATCCGAAAAAACTAAGAGGCAGTAAATCGTATGCTCATCGTATTGTTGATGTGTATATTAACCCAGCGGAAAAAGAGATGCTTGGTTTAGTATTTCCTATGACGAAAGACGAAGAGACATTGCGTGCTGCGTGGGAAAAATCAGCGGAAGAAATTTACGGCTATTTAGCGCAAGGCAAGGATGTAGCGTTTGTGACAGAAGGGGACCCGATGTTGTTCAGCACCTTTATTCATTTGATGAAATTAATGAAAACAGTGCATCCAGATGTTCCGATTGAAACAATCGCTGGCATTTCGTCATTTAATGGGACTGCCAATCGACTAGGTATTGCGCTAGCTGAAGGTGATGATCATGTCGCCATGATTCCGGCTACGGAGGATATGGAAGAGATGCGCCGAGTGATTGAAAGCCATGATGCGATTGTTTTTATTAAAATCGCAAAAGTGCTAGATCCGATGTTGGATTTACTGGAAGAAATGAGTTTGCTAGAAAACACGCATGTCGTTACGAAGGTAACTTCTGACGAAGAAGTGATTTGGAAGACAAATGAACTCCGAGGTGCCGATTTAAATTACTTATCCTGTATGGTGGTGCGCAAATGA
- the cbiE gene encoding precorrin-6y C5,15-methyltransferase (decarboxylating) subunit CbiE: MKMIGIGDNGAAGLLPQYIEWIHECDVLVGGERHLQFFPSFKKEKRVIKGGLSALVADLQEETRNVVILVSGDPLFYGLGSVLAKKISLEIYPYTSSVQLAFSNMQESWQDAYIVSLHGRSIKGFAQKIDGRKKVAVLTDDTNSPQAIAAYLKRYNMTEYDAFVAENLQGEDERCRFLSLDDMEQAPFSPLNVVILKQRTVIERSSIGIPDDAFLQRKPDKGLITKKEIRTLCLQELELKETSIVWDIGTCTGSVAIEAAKIAREGAVYAIEKNEGDLENCLENQLKHRADFTAVLGKAPDRLEEFPDPNAIFIGGNGGNMEHLLETCITRLQPNGRLVMNIATIENLAEAMQHLKALGCEVSILQAQLSRSKPILHLTRFEPLNPIYIVTAKKGTNE, from the coding sequence ATGAAAATGATTGGTATAGGGGATAATGGCGCGGCAGGATTACTCCCACAATACATAGAGTGGATTCATGAATGTGACGTTTTAGTCGGCGGCGAACGTCATCTACAATTTTTTCCTTCTTTTAAAAAAGAGAAAAGAGTGATTAAAGGCGGTTTATCGGCATTAGTAGCCGACTTGCAGGAAGAAACGCGCAATGTCGTTATTTTAGTATCCGGTGATCCACTGTTTTACGGACTTGGGAGTGTGCTTGCGAAAAAAATCTCATTGGAGATTTATCCTTATACGAGCTCAGTCCAGCTTGCTTTTTCAAATATGCAGGAAAGTTGGCAAGATGCGTATATCGTCAGCTTGCACGGTCGTTCTATTAAAGGCTTTGCACAGAAAATAGACGGTCGTAAAAAAGTAGCCGTCTTAACAGATGACACGAATTCGCCGCAAGCCATTGCAGCTTATTTAAAACGTTACAATATGACGGAATACGATGCATTCGTTGCAGAGAATCTACAGGGGGAAGATGAGCGTTGTCGTTTTCTTTCATTAGATGACATGGAGCAAGCTCCTTTTTCACCTTTAAATGTGGTCATTCTAAAGCAGCGCACAGTAATTGAACGCTCTTCAATTGGCATTCCGGATGATGCATTTCTTCAGCGGAAGCCGGATAAAGGGTTAATCACGAAAAAAGAAATTCGTACGCTGTGCTTGCAAGAGCTTGAGTTGAAAGAAACGAGCATCGTTTGGGACATCGGCACTTGCACGGGATCTGTTGCGATTGAAGCAGCAAAAATCGCACGTGAAGGGGCCGTGTATGCCATTGAGAAAAATGAAGGTGACCTTGAAAACTGTTTGGAAAATCAGCTAAAACATCGAGCCGATTTTACAGCAGTCCTCGGAAAAGCACCGGATCGCCTAGAAGAATTCCCTGATCCAAATGCCATCTTTATTGGCGGCAACGGCGGGAATATGGAGCATTTACTAGAAACGTGCATCACGCGTCTGCAGCCCAATGGTCGCCTAGTGATGAATATCGCTACGATAGAAAATTTGGCGGAAGCCATGCAACATCTAAAAGCATTAGGTTGTGAAGTATCCATCTTACAGGCGCAACTATCAAGAAGTAAACCGATTTTACATTTAACGCGTTTTGAACCGTTAAATCCAATTTATATTGTTACGGCAAAGAAAGGAACGAATGAATGA
- a CDS encoding cobalt-precorrin-5B (C(1))-methyltransferase, whose product MSVQNKRTKKDPSQMRHGYTTGSCATAMTKAALQGLVTGRVPEEVTIYLPIGQYATFKVSAFEEVEGGIMCETIKDAGDDPDATHKARIQSTVFYSKEKGIHLDGGIGVGRVTKAGLPVPVGQAAINPVPRKMILGVAQEGIEHYQINRGIDVVISVPDGEEIAKKTLNGRLGILGGISILGTRGTVVPFSSSAYMASIEQAISVAKEAGCQHLVITTGGRSEKYALKQYPHLPEEAFIEMGDFIGFTLKHIARQKIPQVSLVGMMGKFSKLARGVMMVHSKSAPISFEFLAELANRVGVDEETQQEILQANTASQVGEILQGNEAYFESLCKNCCYYALNHMQADIKVSTSIYAMNGDCLGKAENIDKLDENDWYRG is encoded by the coding sequence ATGAGCGTGCAAAACAAACGAACTAAAAAAGATCCTTCACAAATGCGGCATGGCTATACAACAGGTTCTTGTGCAACAGCGATGACAAAGGCGGCCTTGCAAGGGCTGGTGACGGGACGGGTGCCGGAAGAAGTCACCATTTACTTACCGATTGGCCAGTATGCGACATTTAAAGTATCAGCGTTTGAAGAAGTAGAAGGCGGCATTATGTGTGAAACGATTAAAGATGCCGGAGATGACCCAGACGCTACACACAAAGCGAGAATTCAAAGTACTGTTTTTTATTCTAAAGAAAAAGGTATCCATCTGGACGGCGGGATTGGCGTAGGGCGGGTAACGAAAGCCGGACTTCCTGTACCCGTTGGCCAGGCGGCTATTAATCCGGTGCCGCGAAAGATGATATTGGGCGTCGCGCAAGAAGGAATCGAACACTATCAAATAAATCGTGGAATTGACGTAGTCATTTCTGTGCCTGACGGAGAAGAAATTGCCAAAAAGACATTGAATGGCCGTCTAGGTATACTCGGCGGCATTTCGATATTAGGAACACGCGGAACGGTCGTGCCCTTCTCAAGTTCTGCTTATATGGCAAGTATCGAGCAAGCGATTAGCGTTGCAAAAGAAGCTGGATGCCAGCATTTAGTTATTACGACGGGCGGGCGTAGCGAAAAGTATGCTTTGAAACAGTATCCACATTTACCGGAAGAAGCATTTATAGAAATGGGCGATTTCATTGGTTTTACGCTGAAACATATTGCACGTCAAAAAATCCCTCAAGTCTCTCTCGTAGGAATGATGGGGAAATTTTCAAAGTTAGCGCGAGGCGTTATGATGGTTCACTCAAAAAGTGCGCCAATCAGCTTTGAATTTTTGGCGGAATTGGCAAATCGGGTAGGTGTCGATGAAGAGACACAGCAGGAAATTTTGCAGGCAAATACCGCCTCGCAAGTCGGGGAAATCCTTCAAGGAAATGAAGCATACTTCGAGTCTCTTTGTAAAAATTGCTGTTATTACGCACTGAATCATATGCAGGCGGATATAAAAGTGTCAACTAGTATATATGCCATGAACGGAGACTGTCTAGGAAAGGCTGAGAATATTGACAAATTGGATGAAAATGATTGGTATAGGGGATAA
- a CDS encoding precorrin-8X methylmutase, translated as MDFNTKFVPLTVDPDKIYDHSFAMIKEEMGEHPFTDEQWLVVRRVIHASADFELGRSMVFTPDALEAGIQSILAGRHVVADVQMIESGSGRKRFQKHGGDLHCYIADEDVSKEAKAQGTTRAIISMQKATRLQEGGIYAIGNAPTALLELIRLIKNGVAKPDLIIGMPVGFVSAAESKEELAILEGIPFITNIGRKGGSTVTVAALNAISIMADERAKQTN; from the coding sequence ATGGACTTTAATACAAAATTTGTCCCGCTTACGGTAGACCCAGATAAGATTTATGATCACAGTTTTGCAATGATTAAAGAAGAGATGGGTGAACATCCATTTACAGATGAGCAATGGTTAGTCGTTCGTCGTGTCATTCACGCTTCGGCTGATTTTGAGTTAGGACGTAGCATGGTTTTCACACCTGATGCGCTAGAAGCGGGTATTCAGTCGATTTTAGCAGGTCGTCATGTCGTGGCGGATGTACAGATGATTGAGAGTGGTTCAGGACGCAAACGCTTCCAAAAGCACGGTGGGGATTTACATTGTTATATTGCGGATGAGGATGTCTCGAAAGAAGCGAAGGCACAAGGAACAACGCGTGCCATCATTTCTATGCAAAAAGCCACGCGTTTACAAGAGGGTGGGATATATGCGATTGGGAATGCGCCAACTGCGTTGTTAGAGTTAATTCGTTTAATTAAAAATGGTGTCGCCAAACCGGACTTAATCATTGGTATGCCAGTAGGCTTTGTTTCAGCTGCGGAGTCGAAAGAGGAATTAGCCATTCTCGAAGGGATTCCATTCATTACAAATATAGGGAGAAAGGGTGGCAGTACAGTGACGGTAGCTGCACTGAATGCCATTTCGATTATGGCGGATGAGCGTGCAAAACAAACGAACTAA
- the cobK gene encoding precorrin-6A reductase: protein MILFLAGTSDARELAIHLQRQGYSLLATVVTESAAESLRANDIAYQVGRLSVNDMVAIIQKHEMTCVVDASHPYAEEASKTAMAAAKACDIPYIRYERPKEEFISPLITEVEDYEEAAKLAQAHKGTIMLTTGSKTLEVFAKHLLCDDIRLICRMLPNLENMEKCNRLGIKQKDIVAIQGPFSESLNKSLCEQYNVTLMITKESGKVGSVDEKISAALQLEIPVILIKRPKVQYDNFGTSFEKVTQLLGGFLK from the coding sequence ATGATTTTATTTTTAGCAGGTACTAGTGATGCTAGGGAATTGGCGATTCATTTACAAAGACAGGGCTATTCTTTGTTAGCGACAGTCGTGACAGAATCTGCAGCCGAGAGCTTACGGGCCAACGATATTGCTTATCAGGTGGGGCGGTTATCAGTGAATGATATGGTGGCGATCATTCAGAAGCATGAAATGACTTGTGTAGTGGATGCCAGTCATCCGTATGCAGAAGAAGCGTCGAAAACCGCGATGGCAGCGGCAAAAGCATGTGATATTCCTTATATTCGCTATGAGCGCCCGAAAGAAGAGTTTATTTCTCCACTGATTACAGAGGTGGAAGATTATGAAGAGGCGGCCAAATTGGCGCAAGCACATAAAGGGACCATCATGTTAACAACAGGTAGTAAGACGCTAGAAGTTTTCGCAAAACACTTATTATGTGATGACATTCGGCTGATCTGCCGTATGCTTCCCAACTTGGAGAATATGGAGAAGTGCAATCGGTTAGGGATCAAACAAAAGGACATCGTTGCCATCCAAGGTCCATTTTCAGAATCACTCAATAAGTCATTATGTGAGCAATATAATGTCACTTTAATGATCACTAAAGAAAGCGGTAAAGTCGGTTCTGTAGATGAGAAAATATCAGCTGCTCTTCAGTTGGAAATCCCCGTGATTTTAATTAAACGACCAAAGGTTCAATATGATAATTTTGGTACGTCATTCGAGAAAGTTACTCAACTATTAGGAGGTTTTTTAAAATGA
- the cobJ gene encoding precorrin-3B C(17)-methyltransferase: MKKGKIYVVGFGPGDGDHITKRAIDALQESEYIIGYKTYVDLIKHLVTAKSIVSTGMTEEVSRAQDAVKKAEAGGIVSVISSGDSGVYGMAGLVYEVLIEQGWTEKEGIAVEIVPGISAINSCGSILGAPIMHDACTISLSDHLTPWTVIEKRIEAAGMADFVIALYNPKSGRRTRQIVEAQNILLKYRSPDTPVGLVKSAYRENQNVVLTTLSEMLEHDIGMLTTVIIGNSSTFFYDNKIITPRGYQRKYTLGEGKQSLKPHQRLKKEAEPWALDQETGEAKAGYEQIESIAARQEPEPKKEQQVPSLDMALQALSMVTEEKVENPFLVQQSMESIFEFAVSPGVVNKMMTAEQMRVLADVVGEKGTLEYTPSHRLVVKVPTDQPEAIVAKLEQHHLRVMPVGDVVKVKACDFCYGEKADAIPYAEEIAATLDGLKLPKQLHVGVNGCGMACYRPVFDDIGIVYRKKKFDLFIGAKPVGRTAHAAQPVAEGIEPDDLIPLVTKIIEEYKQNAHPNERFFKYFKRVKKILHFNYHDMSSKIEVEPAPCGD; this comes from the coding sequence ATGAAAAAGGGAAAAATTTATGTTGTTGGTTTTGGGCCTGGAGATGGTGATCATATTACCAAACGAGCAATAGATGCGCTACAGGAAAGTGAATATATTATTGGTTATAAAACATATGTAGATCTTATCAAACACCTAGTCACGGCGAAATCCATTGTCAGTACGGGGATGACGGAAGAAGTATCACGTGCGCAAGACGCTGTGAAGAAAGCGGAAGCAGGCGGGATTGTTTCGGTAATTTCTAGTGGCGATTCAGGTGTATATGGGATGGCTGGCTTGGTGTATGAAGTGTTGATTGAACAGGGGTGGACTGAAAAGGAAGGCATTGCAGTAGAAATTGTTCCGGGTATTTCAGCTATCAATTCATGTGGGAGTATACTTGGCGCACCGATTATGCACGATGCCTGCACAATTAGTCTGAGTGACCACTTAACGCCTTGGACGGTTATTGAAAAGCGTATTGAAGCGGCAGGGATGGCTGACTTTGTAATTGCTCTATATAACCCGAAAAGTGGACGACGGACACGTCAAATTGTAGAAGCACAAAATATTTTATTAAAGTATCGTTCGCCAGATACACCTGTTGGCTTGGTGAAGAGTGCTTATCGTGAAAATCAAAACGTAGTTCTGACAACGCTATCGGAAATGCTTGAACACGATATCGGAATGCTAACAACGGTCATTATCGGTAACTCATCTACGTTCTTTTATGATAATAAAATCATCACCCCGCGGGGCTACCAACGTAAATATACGTTAGGTGAAGGGAAGCAAAGTTTAAAACCACACCAACGTTTGAAGAAGGAAGCTGAACCGTGGGCACTGGATCAGGAAACAGGTGAGGCAAAGGCAGGCTATGAGCAAATCGAAAGTATAGCAGCTAGACAAGAGCCAGAGCCAAAGAAAGAGCAACAGGTTCCATCACTGGATATGGCGTTGCAGGCTTTATCGATGGTGACAGAAGAGAAAGTGGAAAATCCTTTTTTAGTGCAACAGTCGATGGAAAGTATATTTGAATTTGCCGTTTCCCCTGGTGTGGTCAATAAAATGATGACAGCAGAGCAAATGCGCGTATTGGCAGACGTTGTCGGGGAGAAAGGTACCTTGGAGTATACGCCTAGTCACCGTTTGGTTGTAAAGGTGCCAACAGATCAACCCGAAGCGATTGTTGCGAAGCTTGAGCAGCATCATTTACGCGTCATGCCTGTAGGAGATGTCGTAAAAGTGAAGGCTTGTGATTTTTGCTACGGTGAAAAAGCAGATGCTATTCCGTATGCAGAAGAAATTGCAGCTACATTGGATGGGTTAAAACTGCCAAAGCAATTGCACGTTGGTGTCAATGGGTGTGGAATGGCCTGCTATCGCCCAGTGTTTGATGACATAGGGATTGTCTATCGGAAGAAAAAATTCGACTTATTTATCGGTGCGAAGCCAGTCGGTCGCACAGCCCATGCTGCTCAACCAGTTGCGGAAGGAATTGAACCCGATGATCTAATTCCATTAGTTACAAAAATTATAGAAGAATATAAGCAAAACGCACATCCGAATGAACGCTTTTTTAAATACTTTAAACGTGTCAAAAAAATATTACATTTTAACTATCATGATATGAGTTCCAAAATTGAAGTAGAGCCAGCACCTTGTGGGGATTAG
- the rpsI gene encoding 30S ribosomal protein S9, producing the protein MAQVQYLGTGRRKSSVARVRLVPGEGKIVINNRDAEDYVPFETLREIIKQPLVATETLGSYDILVNVNGGGYTGQAGAIRHGVARALLNVDPDFRSTLKAAGLLTRDARMKERKKPGLKGARRAPQFSKR; encoded by the coding sequence TTGGCACAAGTACAATATCTCGGCACTGGCCGTCGTAAAAGTTCAGTAGCTCGTGTTCGTCTCGTTCCTGGAGAAGGCAAAATTGTCATCAACAACCGTGACGCAGAAGACTACGTACCATTCGAAACACTTCGTGAAATCATCAAGCAACCACTAGTTGCTACAGAAACTCTTGGAAGCTACGATATCCTAGTAAACGTCAACGGTGGCGGTTACACTGGACAAGCTGGCGCAATCCGTCATGGCGTTGCACGCGCACTTCTTAACGTAGACCCTGATTTCCGCTCAACACTTAAAGCGGCAGGACTACTTACGCGTGATGCACGTATGAAAGAGCGTAAAAAACCAGGTCTTAAAGGCGCACGTCGCGCACCACAGTTCTCAAAACGTTAA
- the rplM gene encoding 50S ribosomal protein L13, which translates to MRTTFMAKGHEVERKWYVVDAEGQTLGRLASEVASILRGKHKPTFTPHVDTGDHVIIINAEKIELTGNKLKDKIYYRHSGYTGGIKQRTALEMRTNYPTKMLELAIKGMLPKGPLGRQTFKKLNVYAGAEHPHAAQKPEAYELRG; encoded by the coding sequence ATGCGTACAACATTCATGGCTAAAGGTCACGAAGTAGAGCGTAAATGGTACGTTGTCGACGCTGAAGGACAGACACTTGGTCGTCTTGCTTCAGAAGTTGCATCGATTCTACGCGGTAAACATAAACCAACGTTCACACCACACGTTGACACTGGTGACCACGTGATCATCATCAACGCTGAGAAAATTGAACTAACAGGTAACAAATTGAAAGACAAAATCTACTACCGTCACTCAGGTTACACTGGTGGCATCAAGCAACGTACAGCGCTTGAAATGCGTACGAACTACCCAACAAAAATGCTTGAATTGGCTATCAAAGGAATGCTTCCAAAAGGTCCTTTAGGTCGTCAAACATTCAAGAAATTGAACGTATACGCTGGAGCGGAACATCCGCACGCAGCACAAAAACCGGAAGCATACGAGCTTCGCGGATAA